A stretch of Paracoccus sp. MA DNA encodes these proteins:
- a CDS encoding MFS transporter encodes MSTTSSMPAGQAAQSPASPGRHKVSPSDIAVGVIIGRTSEFFDFFVFAIASVIVFPQRIFPFTDPLTGTLLSFALLALAFVARPLGSALFMSIDRRHGRVTKLTAALFLMGTATVAMGLIPSYENVGGWAVIILAVLRIAQGLALGGAWDGMPALLALTAPRSRRGFYAMVPQLGAPIGLIVATLLFAYLAANLTAQDFLDWGWRYPFFVAFSVNVVALFARLRIVATEEFAELFESRELQPTRIGRTLREDGGAILLGIFVPLASFAMFHMVTVYPLSWIFLYTNETLLSFLIIEAVAATGGIAAILLSGWLADRIGRRRLLLIGALLIAGFAVLAPLLLSAGKTGEVVYMIVGFFILGLSFGQSSGAVASLFEARNRYTGSAIVSDLAWMFGAGFAPLTALLLSTWLGLPAAGLYLLSGAVCSTIAILLSGRLDFRDAGT; translated from the coding sequence ATGAGCACAACCTCCTCCATGCCCGCCGGGCAAGCCGCGCAATCGCCCGCCTCGCCGGGGCGTCACAAGGTCTCGCCCTCGGATATCGCCGTGGGCGTCATCATCGGGCGCACCTCGGAATTCTTCGATTTCTTCGTCTTCGCCATCGCCTCGGTGATCGTCTTTCCGCAGCGGATCTTTCCCTTCACCGATCCGCTGACCGGGACGCTGTTGTCCTTCGCGCTGCTGGCGCTGGCCTTCGTCGCCCGGCCGCTGGGCAGCGCGCTGTTCATGAGCATCGACCGCCGCCACGGCCGCGTCACCAAGCTGACCGCGGCGCTGTTCCTGATGGGGACCGCCACCGTGGCCATGGGCCTGATCCCCAGCTACGAGAATGTCGGCGGCTGGGCCGTGATCATCCTGGCCGTGCTGCGCATCGCGCAGGGCCTGGCACTGGGAGGGGCCTGGGACGGCATGCCCGCGCTTCTGGCGCTGACCGCGCCGCGCAGCCGCCGCGGCTTTTACGCCATGGTGCCGCAGCTGGGCGCGCCGATCGGGCTGATCGTCGCCACGCTGCTTTTCGCCTATCTGGCGGCCAACCTGACGGCGCAGGATTTCCTGGACTGGGGCTGGCGCTATCCGTTCTTCGTCGCCTTCTCGGTCAATGTCGTGGCGCTGTTCGCGCGGCTGCGCATCGTCGCCACCGAGGAATTCGCCGAGCTCTTCGAATCGCGCGAGCTGCAGCCGACCCGCATCGGCAGGACCCTGCGCGAGGATGGCGGCGCCATCCTGCTCGGCATCTTCGTGCCGCTGGCCAGCTTTGCCATGTTCCACATGGTCACGGTCTATCCGCTGTCCTGGATCTTTCTTTACACCAACGAGACGCTGCTGAGCTTCCTGATCATCGAGGCCGTGGCCGCGACCGGCGGCATCGCCGCCATCCTGCTGTCGGGCTGGCTGGCCGACCGCATCGGCCGGCGGCGCCTGCTGCTGATCGGGGCGCTGCTGATCGCCGGCTTCGCCGTGCTCGCGCCGCTGCTGCTGTCGGCGGGCAAGACCGGCGAGGTGGTCTACATGATCGTCGGCTTCTTCATCCTGGGCCTCAGCTTCGGGCAAAGCTCGGGCGCGGTCGCCTCGCTGTTCGAGGCGCGCAACCGCTATACCGGCTCGGCCATCGTCTCGGACCTGGCCTGGATGTTCGGCGCCGGCTTCGCGCCGCTGACGGCGCTGCTGCTCTCGACCTGGCTGGGCCTGCCGGCGGCGGGGCTGTATCTGCTGTCGGGCGCGGTCTGCTCGACCATCGCCATCCTGCTGTCGGGCCGGCTGGATTTCCGCGACGCCGGAACCTGA
- the cyoC gene encoding cytochrome o ubiquinol oxidase subunit III, translating into MSHATTDTMRQYWELEPHHHPEGASTSLGFWVYLMSDCLMFAVLFAVYGVLGTSFAAGPGPKDLFDLELVAVNTAMLLLSSITFGFAMLAMGKGDQRGTLRWLAVTLFFGLCFLGIELYEFHHLIHIGAGPQRSGFLSAFFTLVGTHGLHVTFGSIWLVTLMVQITRTGLIPANQRRMVCLSMFWHFLDVIWIGVFTFVYLLGMI; encoded by the coding sequence ATGAGCCACGCGACAACCGACACCATGCGCCAATACTGGGAGCTTGAGCCCCATCACCACCCCGAGGGCGCCTCGACCAGCCTGGGCTTCTGGGTCTACCTGATGAGCGACTGCCTGATGTTCGCGGTGCTCTTCGCGGTCTATGGCGTGCTGGGCACCAGCTTCGCCGCCGGGCCGGGACCGAAGGATCTGTTCGACCTGGAGCTGGTGGCGGTCAACACCGCCATGCTGCTTCTGTCCTCGATCACCTTCGGCTTCGCCATGCTGGCCATGGGCAAGGGCGACCAGCGCGGCACGCTGCGCTGGCTGGCGGTGACGCTGTTCTTCGGCCTGTGCTTCCTGGGCATCGAGCTTTACGAGTTCCACCACCTGATCCATATCGGCGCCGGGCCGCAGCGGTCCGGGTTCCTGTCGGCCTTCTTCACGCTGGTCGGCACGCATGGGCTGCACGTCACCTTCGGCTCGATCTGGCTGGTGACGCTGATGGTGCAGATCACCCGCACCGGGCTGATCCCGGCGAACCAGCGCCGCATGGTCTGCCTGTCGATGTTCTGGCACTTCCTCGACGTCATCTGGATCGGCGTCTTCACCTTCGTCTATCTGCTGGGGATGATCTGA
- a CDS encoding SURF1 family protein: MTLRRLAAPAGALAVFLALMALGVWQVQRLAWKTDLIARVEARLAEPPAPAPGPAEWAGMDARDAEYRRIAVTGTYRADSDTLVKAVTERGPGFWVMTPMQTAQGWTVLVNRGFVADAARDDRPLPGGEVTVTGLLRMSQPGGAFLRGNDPGAGRWYSRDTAAIAAAQGLGPVAPWFLDADAQGDGAQPTGGLTVIRFRNSHLGYALTWFSLAALWAGWLFWAWRRGRRDDRGSGRS; encoded by the coding sequence GTGACCCTGCGCCGGCTGGCGGCGCCGGCCGGGGCGCTGGCGGTGTTCCTGGCGCTGATGGCGCTGGGGGTCTGGCAGGTGCAGCGGCTGGCCTGGAAGACCGACCTGATCGCCCGGGTCGAGGCGCGTCTGGCCGAGCCGCCCGCCCCCGCCCCCGGACCTGCCGAATGGGCGGGGATGGACGCGCGCGATGCGGAATATCGCCGCATCGCGGTGACGGGAACCTATCGCGCGGACAGCGACACGCTGGTCAAGGCGGTGACGGAACGCGGCCCGGGTTTCTGGGTGATGACACCGATGCAGACCGCGCAGGGCTGGACCGTGCTGGTCAATCGCGGCTTCGTCGCGGATGCCGCCCGCGACGACCGCCCCCTGCCGGGCGGCGAGGTGACGGTGACGGGCCTTCTGCGCATGAGCCAGCCCGGCGGCGCCTTCCTGCGCGGCAACGACCCCGGGGCCGGGCGCTGGTATTCCCGCGACACGGCCGCCATCGCCGCGGCGCAGGGGCTGGGCCCGGTGGCGCCCTGGTTCCTCGACGCCGATGCCCAGGGCGACGGCGCGCAACCCACAGGCGGGTTGACCGTGATCCGTTTCCGCAACAGCCATCTGGGCTATGCGCTGACCTGGTTCTCGCTGGCGGCGCTATGGGCCGGCTGGCTTTTCTGGGCCTGGCGCCGGGGACGGCGGGACGACCGCGGCAGCGGCCGGTCCTGA
- the cyoD gene encoding cytochrome o ubiquinol oxidase subunit IV, with protein MSAEHAHAHHDDHGHDHGSHASYLKGFLLSVILTAIPFGLVMAGGFESRALTAVTVIGFAVVQILVHMVYFLHMNGRQEEGWTMLSTIFTVVVVVILLAGSLWVMYHMNTNMMPQMDHELMQGFGS; from the coding sequence ATGTCCGCCGAACACGCTCATGCGCATCACGACGATCACGGCCACGACCATGGCAGCCATGCCTCTTACCTCAAGGGGTTCCTGCTCTCGGTGATCCTGACCGCGATCCCCTTCGGCCTGGTCATGGCCGGCGGCTTCGAAAGCCGGGCGCTGACCGCCGTCACGGTGATCGGCTTCGCCGTGGTGCAGATCCTGGTCCACATGGTCTATTTCCTGCACATGAACGGCAGGCAGGAAGAGGGCTGGACCATGCTCTCGACCATCTTCACCGTGGTGGTGGTGGTCATCCTGCTGGCCGGCTCGCTCTGGGTCATGTATCACATGAACACCAACATGATGCCGCAGATGGACCATGAGCTGATGCAGGGCTTCGGTTCGTGA
- the cyoB gene encoding cytochrome o ubiquinol oxidase subunit I: protein MATFSNETTFLLGRLNWDAIPKEPIVWATFVVVALGGIALLAALTRYRLWGWLWREWFTSVDHKKIGIMYIILALIMFLRGFADAVMMRLQQVWAFGGSEGYLNAHHYDQIFTAHGVIMIFFVAMPFITGLMNYVVPLQIGARDVSFPFLNNFSFWMTVGGAVITMASLFLGEFAQTGWLAFPPLSGIGYSPWVGVDYYIWGLQVAGVGTTLSGINLLVTILKMRAPGMTMMRMPIFTWTSFCANILIVASFPVLTMTLILLTLDRYVGTNFFTNDLGGNPMMYINLIWIWGHPEVYILILPLFGVFSEVTSTFSGKRLFGYSSMVYATVCITVLSYLVWLHHFFTMGSGASVNSFFGITTMIISIPTGAKLFNWLFTMYRGRIRYELPMMWTVAFMLTFVVGGMTGVLLAVPPADFVLHNSLFLIAHFHNVIIGGVLFGLFAAINFWWPKAFGFKLDVFWGKVSFWFWVVGFWVAFMPLYILGLMGVTRRLRVFDDPDLRIWFAIAAFGAVLIAAGIAAMFVQFGVSILRRNRPDYRDVSGDPWDGRTLEWATSSPPPAYNFAFSPISHGLDTWWEMKQQGAARPTAGFMPIHMPKNTGTGVILAALATICGMALVWYVWWLAAASFLGIIAVGIAHTFNYDRDYYIPASEIEATEDARTRQLAQGV, encoded by the coding sequence ATGGCTACCTTTTCCAACGAGACCACCTTTCTTCTCGGCCGGCTGAACTGGGACGCGATCCCGAAGGAGCCGATCGTCTGGGCCACCTTCGTCGTCGTCGCCCTGGGCGGCATCGCGCTGCTTGCGGCGCTGACGCGATACCGGCTCTGGGGCTGGCTCTGGCGCGAGTGGTTCACCTCGGTCGACCACAAGAAGATCGGCATCATGTATATCATCCTGGCGCTGATCATGTTCCTGCGCGGCTTTGCCGATGCGGTCATGATGCGGCTGCAGCAGGTCTGGGCCTTCGGCGGCTCCGAGGGCTACCTGAACGCGCATCACTACGACCAGATCTTCACGGCGCATGGCGTCATCATGATCTTCTTCGTGGCGATGCCCTTCATCACCGGGCTGATGAACTATGTCGTGCCGTTGCAGATCGGCGCGCGCGACGTGTCCTTCCCCTTCCTCAACAACTTCTCGTTCTGGATGACGGTGGGGGGTGCGGTCATCACCATGGCCTCGCTGTTTCTGGGCGAGTTCGCGCAGACCGGCTGGCTGGCCTTTCCGCCGCTGTCGGGCATCGGCTACAGCCCCTGGGTCGGGGTGGACTATTACATCTGGGGGCTTCAGGTCGCCGGCGTCGGCACCACGCTGTCGGGCATCAACCTGCTGGTGACGATCCTGAAGATGCGGGCGCCGGGCATGACCATGATGCGGATGCCGATCTTCACCTGGACCTCGTTCTGCGCCAATATCCTGATCGTCGCCTCGTTCCCGGTGCTGACCATGACGCTGATCCTGCTGACGCTGGACCGCTACGTGGGCACCAATTTCTTCACCAACGACCTTGGCGGCAATCCGATGATGTATATCAACCTCATCTGGATCTGGGGCCACCCCGAGGTCTATATCCTGATCCTGCCGCTGTTCGGCGTGTTTTCGGAAGTCACCTCGACCTTCTCGGGCAAGCGGCTGTTCGGCTATTCCTCGATGGTCTATGCCACCGTCTGCATCACGGTGCTGAGCTATCTGGTCTGGCTGCACCATTTCTTCACCATGGGCTCGGGCGCGTCGGTGAACTCGTTCTTCGGGATCACCACGATGATCATCTCGATCCCGACCGGGGCCAAGCTCTTCAACTGGCTCTTCACCATGTATCGCGGCCGCATCCGCTACGAGCTGCCGATGATGTGGACGGTGGCCTTCATGCTGACCTTCGTCGTGGGCGGCATGACCGGGGTGCTGCTGGCGGTGCCGCCTGCCGACTTCGTGCTGCACAACTCGCTGTTCCTGATTGCGCATTTCCACAACGTCATCATCGGCGGCGTGCTGTTCGGCCTGTTCGCGGCGATCAACTTCTGGTGGCCGAAGGCCTTCGGCTTCAAGCTCGATGTGTTCTGGGGCAAGGTCTCGTTCTGGTTCTGGGTCGTGGGCTTCTGGGTCGCGTTCATGCCGCTCTATATCCTGGGCCTGATGGGCGTGACCCGGCGGCTGCGCGTCTTCGACGATCCCGACCTGCGGATCTGGTTCGCCATCGCCGCCTTCGGCGCGGTGCTGATCGCGGCGGGCATCGCGGCCATGTTCGTGCAGTTCGGCGTCTCGATCCTGCGCCGCAACCGCCCGGACTATCGCGACGTCAGCGGCGATCCCTGGGACGGGCGGACGCTGGAATGGGCGACCTCCTCGCCGCCCCCGGCCTACAACTTCGCCTTCAGCCCGATCTCGCACGGGCTGGATACCTGGTGGGAGATGAAGCAGCAGGGCGCCGCCCGCCCGACCGCCGGCTTCATGCCCATCCACATGCCGAAGAACACCGGCACCGGCGTGATCCTGGCCGCGCTGGCGACCATCTGCGGCATGGCGCTGGTCTGGTATGTCTGGTGGCTGGCGGCGGCTAGTTTCCTGGGCATCATCGCCGTCGGGATCGCCCATACCTTCAACTACGACCGCGACTATTACATCCCCGCCTCGGAGATCGAGGCGACCGAGGATGCCCGGACGCGCCAGCTTGCGCAGGGGGTTTGA
- the cyoA gene encoding ubiquinol oxidase subunit II: MTHKRTFARLPWLALLLPLAACKAEVLAPAGDIAARQRDLLVISTLLMLLIIVPVMVLTVVFARRYRERNRDAVYRPDWDHSTKLEFVIWAAPLLIIITLGALTWVGTHLLDPYRPLDRIASDRPVTEEHRPLPVQVVAMDWKWLFIYPEQGIASVNEMAVPVDRPVAFTLTSTSVMNAFYIPAMAGMIYAMPGMETKLNGVFNHPGEYKGIASHYSGHGFSGMHFKALATDEAGFDAWVEKARASGGTLDRPRYLELEAPSENVPPMSFAEVDPQLFQRIVNMCVEPGKICMAEMMALDAQGGTGLAGTMNMTQLTYDKHQRRGTRAPVLGWEPFQVASFCTPEDSALMFGQSPELARAPLDTAPLRGHALVPPKGPFAPSQDNAVTLLDPTEGRARNF; encoded by the coding sequence ATGACCCATAAACGAACATTCGCCCGCCTGCCATGGCTTGCCCTTCTGCTTCCCCTTGCCGCCTGCAAGGCCGAGGTCCTGGCCCCGGCAGGCGACATCGCCGCGCGCCAGCGCGACCTTCTGGTGATCTCGACCCTGCTGATGCTGCTGATCATCGTGCCGGTGATGGTGCTGACCGTGGTCTTCGCCCGCCGCTACCGCGAAAGGAACAGGGACGCGGTCTACCGCCCGGACTGGGACCATTCGACCAAGCTGGAATTCGTCATCTGGGCGGCGCCGCTGCTGATCATCATCACCCTGGGCGCGCTGACCTGGGTCGGCACGCATCTTCTGGACCCCTACCGGCCGCTGGACCGCATCGCCTCTGACCGGCCGGTGACCGAAGAGCACAGGCCCCTGCCGGTGCAGGTGGTGGCGATGGACTGGAAATGGCTGTTCATCTATCCCGAGCAGGGCATCGCCTCGGTCAACGAGATGGCGGTGCCGGTGGATCGCCCGGTCGCGTTCACCCTGACCTCGACCTCGGTGATGAACGCCTTCTACATTCCGGCGATGGCCGGGATGATCTATGCCATGCCGGGGATGGAGACCAAGCTGAACGGCGTCTTCAACCATCCCGGCGAATACAAGGGCATCGCCTCGCATTACTCGGGGCACGGCTTTTCGGGCATGCATTTCAAGGCACTGGCCACCGACGAGGCGGGATTCGACGCCTGGGTCGAGAAGGCGCGGGCCTCGGGCGGCACGCTGGACCGCCCGCGCTACCTGGAACTGGAGGCGCCCAGCGAGAACGTGCCGCCGATGTCCTTCGCCGAGGTCGATCCGCAGCTGTTCCAGCGCATCGTCAACATGTGCGTCGAGCCGGGCAAGATCTGCATGGCCGAGATGATGGCGCTGGACGCGCAGGGCGGCACCGGGCTGGCCGGCACCATGAACATGACCCAGCTGACCTATGACAAGCATCAGCGCCGCGGCACCCGCGCGCCGGTGCTGGGCTGGGAGCCGTTCCAGGTCGCCTCGTTCTGCACGCCCGAGGATTCGGCGCTGATGTTCGGCCAATCGCCCGAGCTGGCCCGCGCGCCGCTGGACACGGCCCCGCTGCGCGGCCATGCGCTGGTGCCGCCGAAAGGGCCCTTCGCCCCTTCGCAAGACAATGCCGTCACGCTGCTGGACCCGACCGAGGGCCGGGCGCGGAACTTCTGA